A window of the Streptomyces finlayi genome harbors these coding sequences:
- a CDS encoding sirohydrochlorin chelatase, whose protein sequence is MSSPVLLVIAHGSRDPRHAATVHALTERVRTLRPGLRVETGFLEFNAPSVPRLLERLAAEGAEDVVTLPLLLTRAFHAKTDIPSVLREARTRLPRMRVRQAEVLGPSPLLNAALEQRLYEAGVSPGDRSSTGLVLASAGSTDPEAIAVIAEIARELRHTGWCAVRPAFASAASPGGYPRTEDAVRALRAEGVRGVAVAPYVIAPGRLPDRILAGAAEADVVAGVLGAAPELARLVVRRYEEARVAERLAVAG, encoded by the coding sequence ATGTCCTCTCCTGTCCTCCTCGTCATCGCCCACGGCAGCCGCGATCCGCGGCACGCCGCGACCGTGCACGCGCTCACCGAGCGGGTACGGACACTCCGGCCGGGGCTGCGGGTCGAGACGGGCTTCCTGGAGTTCAACGCTCCTTCCGTGCCCCGGCTGCTGGAACGGCTGGCGGCGGAGGGCGCGGAGGACGTCGTCACGCTGCCCCTGCTCCTCACCCGGGCCTTCCACGCCAAGACCGATATTCCTTCGGTGCTGCGCGAGGCCCGGACCCGGCTGCCACGGATGCGCGTGCGCCAGGCCGAGGTCCTGGGCCCGTCGCCGCTGCTGAACGCGGCGCTGGAACAACGGTTGTACGAGGCCGGGGTCTCCCCCGGCGACAGAAGCTCGACCGGGCTCGTCCTGGCCTCGGCGGGCTCCACAGACCCGGAGGCGATCGCAGTGATCGCTGAAATCGCGCGGGAGCTGCGGCACACCGGTTGGTGCGCCGTGCGGCCTGCGTTCGCCTCCGCTGCTTCTCCGGGGGGCTATCCCCGTACCGAGGACGCCGTACGAGCGCTTCGCGCCGAGGGCGTACGAGGGGTGGCGGTGGCTCCGTACGTCATCGCCCCCGGCCGACTTCCGGACCGCATCCTCGCGGGCGCCGCCGAGGCGGACGTGGTCGCCGGTGTCCTGGGCGCCGCACCCGAGCTGGCGCGGCTGGTGGTGCGGCGGTACGAGGAGGCGCGGGTCGCCGAGCGGCTCGCGGTGGCCGGCTGA
- a CDS encoding mycothiol-dependent nitroreductase Rv2466c family protein: MTSHRNDTTGRTVVDFYFDPACPFAWIASRWMLEVEQQRDIELRFRLMSLRLHNTGNELPGWYRDLVDRSIGPVRVAAAAAAGHGEGVLRDLYTALGTRIHQLKNDDFDDATAQALAELGLPAALASAAHSETYDEEVRLSHERGKDPAADAYVGTPTIHVDGTVWFGPVLSSIPRGKEAVRLFDSFRVLANHSGFSELKRARTGSLSYR, encoded by the coding sequence ATGACTTCGCACCGCAACGACACCACGGGCAGAACCGTCGTCGATTTCTACTTCGACCCCGCCTGTCCGTTCGCCTGGATCGCCTCCCGGTGGATGCTGGAGGTCGAGCAGCAGCGCGACATCGAGCTCCGCTTCCGTCTCATGAGCCTCCGTCTCCACAACACCGGCAACGAACTCCCCGGCTGGTACCGCGATCTCGTCGACAGGTCGATCGGTCCGGTCCGGGTCGCGGCCGCCGCGGCGGCCGGTCACGGCGAAGGCGTCTTGCGCGACCTCTACACCGCGCTCGGCACCCGCATCCACCAGCTGAAGAACGACGACTTCGACGACGCGACCGCTCAGGCGCTGGCCGAACTGGGTCTGCCCGCAGCCCTCGCGTCCGCCGCGCACTCGGAGACGTACGACGAAGAGGTGCGCCTCAGCCACGAACGGGGGAAGGACCCGGCGGCGGACGCCTACGTCGGCACCCCCACGATCCACGTCGACGGGACCGTCTGGTTCGGGCCCGTGCTCAGTTCGATCCCCCGGGGCAAGGAGGCGGTCCGGCTCTTCGACAGTTTCCGGGTGCTCGCCAACCACTCCGGCTTCTCCGAGCTGAAGCGCGCCCGCACCGGCAGCCTGTCGTACCGCTGA
- a CDS encoding nuclear transport factor 2 family protein, whose protein sequence is MTEPTPAVAAVIDGELRLLDPVVRASAELLVSLLHADFREIGTSGRLWNRDSIIAALTAADASSPGPLTASRMQGVQLGTDFVHLTFDTESKGLHSHRSSLWRRTDDGWLLYFHQATPYVDDPFAEI, encoded by the coding sequence GTGACCGAACCGACGCCCGCCGTGGCCGCGGTTATTGACGGAGAACTGCGTCTCCTCGACCCGGTGGTCCGTGCATCCGCGGAGCTCCTCGTCTCGCTGCTCCACGCCGACTTCCGAGAGATCGGCACCAGCGGCCGGCTCTGGAACCGGGACTCGATCATCGCCGCACTCACCGCTGCCGATGCCTCGAGCCCCGGCCCGCTGACGGCGTCACGGATGCAGGGCGTGCAGCTCGGCACCGACTTCGTGCACCTCACCTTCGACACCGAGTCCAAGGGCCTGCACTCCCACCGCAGTTCTCTGTGGCGGCGCACCGACGACGGCTGGCTGCTCTACTTCCACCAGGCCACGCCGTACGTCGACGATCCCTTCGCCGAGATCTGA
- a CDS encoding S8 family peptidase: MAIHKRARRIKLTAAITAVAAAAGVTLLSTSFAGASPAPAMGTVYGADAATAVSGSYIVMLDEKADKAELAKEYGGKLKRNYRSALNGFSASGLTETEARRLAADPAVDKVVQNKKFTASATQDNPPSWGLDRIDQTGTAGDKAYTYPDAAGEGVTAYVIDTGVRVTHSDFEGRATSGFDAVDNDDDADDGNGHGTHVAGTIAGAAHGVAKKAKIVAVRVLDDAGSGTTEQVVAGIDWVTANHEGPSVANMSLGGSADPALDAAVQKAIASGVTFGVAAGNESSDAGEGSPSRVPEAITVASSTVNDEQSSFSNFGSVVDIYAPGSDITSTWNDSDTGTKTISGTSMATPHVVGAAAVYLGGHQDATPEQVATALTGGATPDAITNATEGTANKLLKVVE; the protein is encoded by the coding sequence ATGGCAATTCACAAGCGCGCACGCCGGATCAAGCTGACCGCCGCGATCACCGCAGTGGCAGCCGCAGCCGGAGTCACCCTTCTGTCCACCTCGTTCGCGGGAGCCTCACCGGCCCCGGCGATGGGCACGGTCTACGGCGCGGACGCGGCCACCGCCGTGTCCGGCAGCTACATCGTGATGCTGGACGAGAAGGCGGACAAGGCCGAACTGGCCAAGGAGTACGGCGGCAAGCTCAAGCGGAACTACAGGTCCGCCCTCAACGGCTTCTCCGCGAGCGGACTCACGGAGACCGAGGCCAGGCGTCTCGCCGCCGACCCGGCCGTCGACAAGGTCGTGCAGAACAAGAAGTTCACGGCCAGCGCCACCCAGGACAACCCGCCGTCCTGGGGTCTGGACCGGATCGACCAGACCGGCACCGCCGGCGACAAGGCGTACACCTACCCGGACGCGGCGGGCGAAGGCGTCACCGCGTACGTCATCGACACCGGTGTCCGCGTCACGCACAGCGACTTCGAGGGCCGGGCCACTTCGGGCTTCGACGCCGTGGACAACGACGACGACGCCGATGACGGCAACGGTCACGGCACGCACGTGGCCGGCACCATAGCCGGTGCGGCCCACGGAGTCGCCAAGAAGGCGAAGATCGTGGCCGTCCGCGTGCTCGACGACGCGGGCTCCGGCACCACGGAGCAGGTCGTCGCGGGCATCGACTGGGTCACCGCGAACCACGAGGGCCCGTCCGTCGCCAACATGAGCCTCGGCGGCAGCGCCGACCCGGCGCTCGACGCCGCTGTCCAGAAGGCCATCGCCTCCGGCGTCACCTTCGGGGTGGCCGCCGGGAACGAGTCCAGCGACGCGGGCGAGGGTTCGCCCTCCCGTGTCCCGGAGGCCATCACGGTGGCCTCGTCCACGGTGAACGACGAGCAGTCGTCGTTCTCCAACTTCGGCTCCGTCGTGGACATCTACGCTCCCGGCTCCGACATCACGTCGACGTGGAACGACAGCGACACCGGTACGAAGACCATCTCCGGTACGTCGATGGCGACCCCCCACGTCGTGGGTGCCGCCGCCGTCTACCTGGGCGGACACCAGGACGCCACCCCGGAGCAGGTCGCCACGGCGCTGACCGGGGGAGCCACCCCCGACGCCATCACCAACGCGACCGAGGGCACGGCGAACAAGCTGCTGAAGGTCGTCGAGTAA
- the mgt gene encoding macrolide-inactivating glycosyltransferase, with translation MTESPRAHIAMFSIAAHGHVNPSLEVIRELVARGHRVSYAIPATPGAFAEKVAATGADPVLYSSVLPVDGDPEAWGTELIDNIEPFLNDGIQALPQLAAAFAGDEPDLVLHDITSYPARILAHRWGVPAVSLWPNLVPWEGYEKEVGEPMTAELRQTERGRAYYARFAAWLAENGLGDLSSDDFVARPRRALVLIPEALQPHADRVDRTVHTFVGACQGDRADQGEWQRPAGAEKVLLVSLGSSFTKQPAFYRACAEAFGELPGWHVVLQIGAHVDPSELGDVPPTVEVRSWVPQLAVLRQADAFITHAGAGGSQEGLATGTPMVAVPQAVDQFGNADMLQALGVARHLPMEDANAATLREAVLALVDDPRVAARAAAVREQMAREGGTRQAADLIEAELPL, from the coding sequence ATGACCGAATCCCCGCGTGCCCACATCGCCATGTTCTCCATCGCCGCCCACGGGCACGTGAACCCGAGCCTCGAGGTCATCCGGGAGCTCGTCGCCCGTGGGCACCGCGTCAGTTACGCCATCCCCGCCACCCCCGGCGCCTTCGCCGAGAAGGTCGCGGCCACCGGGGCCGATCCGGTGCTCTACTCCTCCGTGCTGCCCGTCGACGGCGACCCGGAGGCCTGGGGCACCGAGCTGATCGACAACATCGAACCCTTCCTGAACGACGGCATCCAGGCGCTGCCTCAGCTCGCCGCCGCCTTCGCGGGCGATGAACCGGACCTGGTCCTCCACGACATCACCTCCTACCCGGCCCGGATACTCGCCCACCGCTGGGGCGTCCCCGCCGTCTCCCTCTGGCCCAACCTGGTCCCCTGGGAGGGATACGAGAAGGAGGTCGGCGAGCCCATGACCGCCGAGCTCAGGCAGACCGAGCGGGGCAGGGCGTACTACGCGCGCTTCGCTGCCTGGCTCGCGGAGAACGGCCTCGGTGATCTGTCGTCCGACGACTTCGTGGCCCGGCCGCGCCGTGCGCTCGTCCTGATCCCCGAGGCGCTTCAGCCGCACGCCGACCGGGTGGACCGCACCGTCCACACCTTCGTCGGCGCGTGCCAGGGCGACCGGGCCGATCAGGGGGAGTGGCAGCGTCCTGCCGGTGCGGAGAAGGTCCTGCTGGTCTCCCTCGGCTCCTCGTTCACGAAGCAGCCCGCCTTCTACCGTGCCTGTGCCGAGGCCTTCGGCGAGCTGCCCGGCTGGCACGTCGTGCTCCAGATCGGCGCCCATGTCGACCCGTCCGAACTCGGGGACGTACCCCCCACCGTGGAGGTGCGTTCCTGGGTCCCGCAGCTCGCGGTGCTCCGGCAGGCGGACGCCTTCATCACGCACGCGGGCGCGGGCGGCAGCCAGGAGGGGCTCGCCACCGGCACCCCGATGGTCGCCGTTCCGCAGGCCGTCGATCAGTTCGGCAACGCCGACATGCTCCAGGCGCTCGGCGTCGCCCGGCACCTTCCGATGGAGGACGCGAACGCCGCGACCCTGCGCGAGGCCGTGCTCGCCCTCGTCGATGATCCGCGAGTGGCCGCCAGGGCCGCCGCGGTGCGGGAGCAAATGGCGCGGGAGGGCGGCACACGGCAGGCGGCCGACCTCATCGAGGCCGAACTTCCCCTCTAG
- a CDS encoding excalibur calcium-binding domain-containing protein, producing MVREGKAGPRDRDRRHRHRGEASARRRVLGAPGKRWPGAFENCAEAQARGRAPVRKGEQGYAPWLDADGDGTGCDAG from the coding sequence ATGGTCCGTGAAGGTAAGGCAGGCCCCCGAGACCGTGACCGGCGTCATCGCCATCGAGGTGAGGCCAGTGCCCGACGGAGAGTCTTGGGCGCCCCCGGGAAAAGGTGGCCCGGAGCATTCGAGAACTGCGCCGAGGCGCAAGCTCGAGGACGGGCCCCCGTAAGGAAAGGGGAGCAGGGCTACGCGCCCTGGCTCGACGCAGACGGGGACGGTACCGGCTGCGACGCCGGCTGA
- a CDS encoding Ig-like domain-containing protein, translating into MKAKIIDNVIVYFMSFAILCLIGGGRWWGGTATSNWFGNWARGEKVRHEWHPQGRGPDFEAGKETTTSGVEVNVLWEVHLEDANDPDGETVGVGDWGGDFKAGDAAVGIVKPPQHGTATVADDGTLTYAADQGYVGPTA; encoded by the coding sequence GTGAAAGCCAAGATCATTGACAACGTGATCGTTTACTTCATGTCGTTCGCCATCCTCTGCCTTATCGGCGGAGGTCGCTGGTGGGGCGGCACCGCCACCTCCAACTGGTTCGGCAACTGGGCTCGCGGGGAAAAGGTGCGGCACGAATGGCACCCGCAAGGCAGGGGGCCGGACTTCGAAGCGGGCAAGGAGACAACCACCAGCGGAGTCGAGGTCAACGTGCTCTGGGAAGTGCACCTCGAAGACGCGAACGATCCTGATGGGGAGACTGTGGGGGTAGGCGACTGGGGTGGCGACTTCAAAGCCGGCGACGCCGCGGTAGGAATCGTGAAGCCGCCCCAGCACGGCACGGCCACAGTCGCAGACGACGGAACCCTGACCTACGCGGCGGACCAAGGCTACGTCGGCCCGACAGCGTGA
- a CDS encoding phosphotransferase enzyme family protein: MNEMRAREVLSAAGLPGDAELIALGENAVFSVGDLVVKVGRDATRHPELRERAERELAVAQWLAASGVPAVRAAENGARLVEGHPVTLWHRLRPAVRPTEPRDLAPLLRRVHALGAPADFALPRRELLGGVERWLLLAGDAIDPADAGFLRERRDGFEAAAAALTPHLPPGPIHGDALPRNVHIGPDGPVLVDLETFSTDLREHDLVVLALSRDRYGLAAPAYDAFTAAYGWDVREWDGCAVLRGARETASCAWVAQHAPANPKALAEFRRRVASLRDNDPAVRWYPF, translated from the coding sequence ATGAACGAGATGCGTGCGCGCGAGGTACTGAGCGCCGCCGGGCTGCCCGGCGACGCCGAACTGATCGCGCTGGGCGAGAACGCGGTGTTCTCCGTCGGCGACCTGGTGGTCAAGGTCGGCCGGGACGCCACCCGCCACCCGGAACTCCGGGAGCGGGCGGAACGCGAACTTGCCGTCGCCCAGTGGCTCGCCGCGTCCGGTGTTCCCGCCGTCCGGGCCGCCGAGAACGGCGCACGGCTGGTCGAGGGTCACCCGGTGACCCTGTGGCACCGGCTCCGGCCTGCCGTACGTCCCACCGAGCCACGGGACCTGGCGCCGCTCCTCAGGCGTGTACACGCACTGGGCGCACCGGCGGACTTCGCACTGCCGCGCCGTGAGCTGCTCGGCGGCGTCGAGCGCTGGCTGCTGCTGGCGGGGGACGCGATCGATCCGGCCGACGCCGGCTTCCTGCGCGAGCGCCGCGACGGTTTCGAGGCGGCGGCCGCCGCCCTCACCCCGCATCTGCCGCCGGGCCCGATCCACGGCGACGCGCTCCCGCGCAATGTCCACATCGGCCCGGACGGACCGGTTCTGGTCGACCTGGAGACGTTCTCCACGGATCTGCGGGAGCACGATCTGGTGGTTCTGGCACTCTCGCGTGACCGGTACGGCCTGGCGGCCCCGGCCTACGACGCGTTCACAGCGGCGTACGGCTGGGACGTCCGGGAGTGGGACGGCTGCGCGGTCCTGCGGGGCGCCCGGGAGACGGCGAGCTGCGCCTGGGTCGCACAGCATGCCCCGGCCAACCCGAAGGCACTGGCCGAGTTCCGCCGGCGGGTCGCGTCGCTCCGCGACAACGATCCCGCGGTCCGCTGGTACCCGTTCTGA
- a CDS encoding 3'-5' exonuclease, producing MGWHREPLVGFDLETTGTEPLEARIVTAAVVEVDGRDGEPLRQRTWLADPGILIPAQASAIHGISSERAAADGRPAREVADEIAETLAECWRRGVPVVAYNAAFDLTLLTAELRRHGLPSLSDRLGGEGLGPVIDPYTIDRAVDRYRKGKRTLEAVCLEYGVVHGGAHDAGADALAAVRVAYAIAGRHGSVAALTPVELHERQIGWYAEWAAGFQQFLRRKGTADAVIDGRWPLREPAPVAR from the coding sequence ATGGGCTGGCACAGGGAGCCACTGGTCGGCTTCGACCTGGAGACGACAGGTACGGAGCCGCTGGAGGCGCGGATCGTGACGGCGGCGGTCGTCGAGGTCGACGGCCGGGACGGTGAGCCGTTGCGTCAGCGCACCTGGCTGGCCGATCCGGGCATCCTGATTCCCGCACAGGCATCGGCGATCCACGGCATCAGCAGCGAGCGGGCGGCGGCCGACGGCCGGCCCGCGCGTGAGGTGGCGGACGAGATCGCGGAGACCCTCGCGGAGTGCTGGCGCCGGGGCGTGCCGGTCGTCGCGTACAACGCGGCCTTCGACCTGACGCTGCTCACGGCCGAGTTGCGGCGCCACGGACTGCCGTCGCTGAGCGACCGGCTCGGCGGGGAGGGGCTCGGCCCGGTCATCGACCCGTACACCATCGACCGCGCCGTCGACCGCTACCGCAAGGGCAAGCGCACGCTGGAGGCCGTCTGCCTCGAGTACGGGGTGGTGCACGGCGGCGCCCACGACGCGGGCGCGGACGCGCTCGCCGCGGTGCGCGTGGCGTACGCGATAGCCGGGCGGCACGGCTCGGTGGCCGCGCTGACCCCCGTTGAACTGCACGAGCGCCAGATCGGCTGGTACGCGGAGTGGGCGGCCGGTTTCCAGCAGTTCCTGCGCCGCAAGGGCACGGCCGACGCCGTGATCGACGGCCGCTGGCCGCTGCGCGAGCCGGCGCCCGTGGCTCGCTGA
- a CDS encoding SAV2148 family HEPN domain-containing protein has product MSSGGFELPPGGPGHEGESTDAPPGAVSLARPMEIGAELDWGADAWSEVRTRAQRAGRAYIWLNLVEQRLRAVVAAVLRPIYEPVHGEDWVVAAAGPAGQEWVQRAVAVREVSRRKGYLLDPADDNVLSFLTLPQLRELMVQHWPCFEPYFDDRREVELALDELEVARNVVSRNRALNEAVLAQAERASARLLEILGSGAAVPSADRLPVDAVEELVGDRYADVVSVHPDRVRLQRQLPAEDLFGGARRLDAIGIGLNLLVQNFSGRRLVRLAESGCRVRLLFINPASSAVKRRERELGLKKGELSRSVEMNILHMRRVRSKLRDPGAFEIQVFDETPRFTAYLVDGDGSDAVGVVQPYLRRARGMEAPVLVLRGGGRAVVRAGQDSEHGLFETYREEFESVWTDSRPVS; this is encoded by the coding sequence GTGAGCTCGGGAGGTTTCGAGCTACCCCCAGGTGGCCCAGGTCACGAGGGGGAATCGACCGATGCCCCTCCAGGGGCGGTCTCCCTTGCGCGGCCCATGGAGATAGGCGCGGAGCTGGACTGGGGAGCTGACGCCTGGAGCGAGGTGCGCACACGCGCCCAGCGTGCCGGGCGGGCCTACATCTGGCTGAATCTCGTCGAACAGCGGCTGCGTGCCGTGGTCGCCGCCGTCCTGCGGCCCATCTACGAGCCCGTGCACGGTGAGGACTGGGTGGTGGCCGCCGCGGGACCCGCCGGGCAGGAATGGGTGCAGCGGGCCGTCGCCGTCCGAGAGGTCTCGCGCCGCAAGGGCTATCTGCTCGACCCGGCCGACGACAACGTCCTCAGCTTCCTGACGCTCCCGCAGCTGCGGGAGCTGATGGTCCAGCACTGGCCCTGCTTCGAGCCCTACTTCGACGACCGCCGCGAAGTCGAGCTGGCCCTCGACGAGCTGGAGGTGGCGCGCAACGTCGTCTCCCGCAACCGCGCCCTGAACGAGGCGGTGCTCGCCCAGGCCGAACGGGCCTCCGCACGCCTCCTGGAGATCCTGGGCAGCGGAGCCGCCGTTCCCTCCGCCGACCGGCTGCCCGTGGACGCCGTCGAGGAACTGGTCGGGGACCGGTACGCCGACGTGGTCTCCGTCCACCCCGACCGCGTACGGCTCCAGCGCCAGCTGCCCGCCGAGGACCTGTTCGGCGGGGCGCGCCGCCTCGACGCGATCGGCATCGGGCTCAATCTGCTCGTGCAGAACTTCTCCGGCCGCCGGCTGGTGAGACTCGCCGAGTCCGGCTGCCGGGTGCGGCTGCTCTTCATCAACCCGGCGAGCAGCGCGGTCAAGCGCAGGGAGCGGGAACTGGGGCTCAAGAAGGGCGAGCTGAGCCGTTCGGTGGAGATGAACATCCTCCATATGCGCCGGGTGCGCTCCAAGCTCCGGGACCCGGGGGCCTTCGAGATCCAGGTCTTCGACGAGACCCCCCGCTTCACGGCGTACCTCGTGGACGGTGACGGGTCCGACGCGGTCGGGGTCGTCCAGCCCTATCTGCGGCGCGCGCGCGGCATGGAGGCGCCCGTCCTGGTGCTGCGCGGCGGGGGCCGCGCGGTGGTCCGGGCGGGACAGGACAGCGAGCACGGTCTCTTCGAGACGTACCGCGAGGAGTTCGAGTCGGTCTGGACGGACTCCCGGCCGGTGTCCTGA
- the glgX gene encoding glycogen debranching protein GlgX, which produces MQVWPGQAYPLGATYDGAGTNFAVFSEAASRIELCLLHDDGSETAVELRETDAFVRHAYLPGVMPGQQYGFRVHGPYEPQRGQRCNSAKLLLDPYARAVSGKIEWGEAVYGYPFGRPDARNDLDSAPHTMSSVVVNPYFDWGDDRPPRTDYHRTVIYEAHVKGLTMLHPGLPEELRGTYAGLAHPEVIAHLTELGVTAIELMPVHQFVQDHRLADAGLANYWGYNTIGFFAPHNAYASWGDRGEQVLEFKQAVRALHKAGIEVILDVVYNHTAEGNHLGPTLSFRGLDNASYYRLADDQRYYMDTTGTGNSLLMRSPHVLQLIMDSLRYWVTEMHVDGFRFDLAATLARQFHEVDRLSSFFDLVQQDPVVSQVKLIAEPWDVGEGGYQVGNFPPLWTEWNGKYRDTVRDLWRGEPRTLAEFAGRLTGSSDLYQDDGRRPLASINFTTCHDGFTLHDLVSYNDKRNDANGENNRDGESHNRSWNCGAEGETDDKEVLELRNRQMRNFIATLMLSQGVPMLSHGDEFARTQHGNNNAYCQDNELAWVHWPDPDDARAADGGEDGSGSGADTGLLEFTRAMVWLRRDHPVFRRRRFFHGRPVEGTHDELSDIAWFTPEGEEMTQRDWQAAHAKAMTVFLNGHAISEPGPRGERISDDSFLLMFNAGAESLEFVVPVNHGRQWQIVVDTARPDGVPPGAGPKVSAGERVTLIGRSLTVLKRPA; this is translated from the coding sequence ATGCAGGTCTGGCCGGGACAGGCGTATCCCCTCGGCGCCACCTACGACGGCGCCGGTACCAACTTCGCGGTCTTCTCGGAGGCCGCCAGCCGAATCGAGTTGTGCCTGCTGCACGACGACGGTTCAGAAACGGCGGTGGAGCTCCGCGAGACCGATGCCTTCGTCCGACATGCCTATCTGCCCGGTGTGATGCCGGGTCAGCAGTACGGCTTCAGGGTGCACGGACCGTACGAGCCACAGCGCGGACAGCGCTGCAATTCGGCGAAGCTGCTGCTCGACCCGTACGCGCGCGCGGTCTCCGGGAAGATCGAGTGGGGAGAGGCGGTCTACGGCTACCCGTTCGGCCGGCCCGACGCCCGTAACGACCTCGACTCCGCTCCGCACACCATGAGCTCGGTGGTGGTCAATCCGTACTTCGACTGGGGCGACGACCGGCCGCCCCGGACGGACTACCACCGCACGGTGATCTACGAGGCCCATGTGAAGGGCCTCACGATGCTGCATCCGGGGCTGCCGGAGGAGCTGCGCGGTACGTACGCGGGGCTCGCCCATCCTGAGGTCATCGCCCATCTGACGGAGCTGGGCGTGACCGCGATCGAGCTGATGCCGGTGCATCAGTTCGTGCAGGACCACCGGCTGGCGGACGCGGGTCTGGCCAACTACTGGGGCTACAACACCATCGGCTTCTTCGCCCCGCACAACGCGTACGCCTCCTGGGGCGACCGGGGCGAACAGGTGCTGGAGTTCAAGCAGGCCGTACGGGCGCTGCACAAGGCGGGCATCGAGGTGATCCTCGACGTGGTCTACAACCACACGGCCGAGGGCAACCACCTCGGGCCCACTCTCTCCTTCCGGGGCCTGGACAACGCCTCGTACTACCGGCTGGCAGACGACCAGCGGTACTACATGGACACCACCGGCACCGGGAACTCCCTCCTCATGCGGTCGCCGCACGTCCTGCAGCTGATCATGGACTCGCTGCGGTACTGGGTGACCGAGATGCACGTCGACGGGTTCCGCTTCGATCTGGCGGCGACCCTGGCCCGGCAGTTCCACGAGGTGGACCGGCTGTCCTCGTTCTTCGACCTGGTGCAGCAGGACCCGGTGGTCAGTCAGGTGAAACTGATCGCCGAGCCGTGGGACGTCGGCGAGGGCGGCTACCAGGTGGGTAACTTCCCGCCGCTGTGGACCGAGTGGAACGGCAAGTACCGCGACACGGTGCGGGACCTGTGGCGGGGCGAACCCCGGACGCTCGCCGAATTCGCCGGCCGGCTGACGGGCTCCTCCGACCTGTACCAGGACGACGGCCGGCGGCCGCTCGCCTCGATCAACTTCACCACCTGCCACGACGGCTTCACCCTGCACGACCTCGTCTCGTACAACGACAAGCGCAACGACGCCAACGGCGAGAACAACCGGGACGGCGAGAGCCACAACCGGTCCTGGAACTGCGGCGCCGAGGGCGAGACCGACGACAAGGAGGTCCTGGAGCTGCGCAACCGTCAGATGCGCAACTTCATCGCCACGCTGATGCTGTCGCAGGGTGTGCCGATGCTGAGTCACGGGGACGAGTTCGCCCGTACGCAGCACGGCAACAACAACGCCTACTGCCAGGACAACGAGCTGGCGTGGGTCCACTGGCCCGACCCCGACGACGCCCGCGCGGCCGACGGCGGGGAGGACGGGAGCGGCTCCGGTGCGGACACCGGGCTGCTGGAGTTCACCCGCGCCATGGTGTGGCTGCGCCGCGACCATCCGGTGTTCAGACGCCGGCGCTTCTTCCACGGGCGGCCGGTGGAGGGCACGCACGACGAGCTCTCCGACATCGCCTGGTTCACCCCCGAGGGTGAGGAGATGACACAGCGGGACTGGCAGGCCGCGCACGCCAAGGCCATGACGGTCTTTCTGAACGGGCACGCGATCTCGGAGCCCGGGCCGCGCGGCGAGCGGATCTCCGACGACTCGTTCCTGCTGATGTTCAATGCCGGAGCGGAGAGCCTGGAATTCGTCGTTCCGGTGAATCACGGGCGGCAGTGGCAGATCGTCGTGGACACGGCCCGCCCGGACGGTGTGCCGCCCGGGGCCGGGCCCAAGGTCTCGGCGGGTGAGCGGGTCACGCTGATCGGGCGCAGTCTGACGGTTCTGAAGCGACCGGCGTAG